AAAAAGTTTTATTCAAAATTTACTTAAATTAAATTTTTATTTTTAAGTTCCTTTATAACCCCTACATCCAATCTAGTCTTCCTTTCAATTGTCTCTACGTCCAATACATCCAATAAATTCTTTGCTATTTCTATAGCCTTATTACTTTTCCCCTTTTCTTTCTGCAGTTTTTAACTCTGCTTTTTGAATTCTCATACTCTTTAAATCATTTTCATACAATTCTCTTTCTTCACTATCCAAATACATTATATCAAGTTTTTCTATAGCTTTTTTCACAGCTTCATCCTGTGATAATTGTTCAGGGATTTTATTTACATCTATTTCATAGGCTTTATTTAAAAATGTTATCCATATATTCAATGTATCATTCAAATCCTTATAGTGTTTTTTAAATTTACCGAGTTCTATGAAGTGCATTTCAAATATATTTGATAATTCTTTTCTCGTATTTTCATTATATATTCTATATACATTATGAAAATGTTCTTCCTACTAGTAGTTGAAATCCAGTATATTTATTGCTATAGTTTTTCTTAAAATATGGAAATCTTATCCACTTTATTTTCTAGGCTACAAAATAATTTTTTAGAAGCAAAATCTACTTTTGGATTTATCCTACACATTTTTATCACCACATATTTTTTATATAAATCTATCTATTTTAAATAATATTCAATATGGCTTATACATAATAAACCTTCATTTTTAAAAACTATAAAGCATTTATTTATAGTTTTTATATTACACATAACTAATATTTATCATTTATACACTGTAAGAATAAATTCCTCTCCTACTTCTCTCAAATCAGGGTCTTTAACTCCCATATCCTTCATTTCTTTCATTATCATAGGAATCCCCCTGCCAAGCTGATCTATGTATCTCATATTTTCCATATACTTTACTAAGAATGGATTCCTTGCATAAGACACTCCTATTTTCATTTTTTCAATTGTAACAGTATTAGGCAGCTTTCCTGGACTATGGAATTCAATACGGTCATCAAACATAAAGACTCTTATTTTAGATCCTGAAATACTATAATTCCTATGAACAAGAGCATTCACAATAGCTTCTCTTAATACCAATACAGGATACTCCTCTCGTTCTTCTCTCTTTAGCTGATTAATAGTTGAAGGATTTTTCATATTATTTTTTAGTACAACTAGAGTCTGTTCTGCTATATCTTGCAATCTTCCATTAATAACCTTTTTATCTATAAGTTCATCAGTTATTTCATTTCCACGAAAATGAGCAAAACTAATACCATTCTGTGGCAAAGTATTATCTGGATTTTTACCAAATATCAATAAGCCACCAACAGAACACACTACTTTTCCATCTACTTCTTTTAATATATCTGCGTTAATTAATATTCTTTCAACACTTTTTTTGTCCTCTTCATATAAATCAAAAGTATTGTACTTGAAGAAGTAATCCCTTATAATATCAAAGTGTAAATCTTTTATAGAAGTATTATAAACTGGAGATATATCAAAATGAATACTTCCATTGGCTTCAAATAATCTCATTAATTCTTCTCTTGAAGCAATTCGTTTTGTAGTACCTACTCTTATATAATATTTATTATCAACAGTATAATAAGGTTTATTTAATCCCTTTGAAATAGCAACTACTACAACTTTCAATTGATTAAATTCTATTTCTTCATAAAGAGGAATTATATTAGGAATACAATTATTCCTGCAAATATTCATAATCTTCTCTTCTATATTACTATCAGTTACCCCTTTTATGCCTCCATCGTCAGCTATTCCTATTAGCACCGTTCCACCTTCGGCATTAGCAAAAGCTACAAATTCTTCTGCCAAATCTTTTGCTTTTATAGCTTCTTCTTTGAATTCTATATATGAATTTTCTCCATTCTTAATAACATTTAATAACTCTGTTCTATCCATAATAAAATCCCATCCTTAATTTAAATATTAGATAATTAATATTATAACATATTTATTAATCATTTATCCTTTATTTTAACATTTAAATACATCCTATGTTAAGGTTCAACGGTGGTAGTTTAGATACAGATATAAGTCAATATGTAATTTAAATACATCCTATGTTAAGGTTCAACTGATGCTAAAGTTGCATTAACAATCATTTTTTGTGCATTTAAATACATCCTATGTTAAGGTTCAACATGCAATTTTATACCAAATGCCGCAGATATTTGTATTTAAATACATCCTATGTTAAGGTTCAACTATACTTTTATAATTTCATCCTTTGTAACACCTTCCATTTAAATACATCCTATGTTAAGGTTCAACCATAGATAAATTCACCTACCTTTCTATTTTTGTTTTATTTAAATACATCCTATGTTAAGGTTCAACGTAGAAGAATATGAGCTCTTTACAAGTTCATTAATTATTTAAATACATCCTATGTTAAGGTTCAACCATCTCTGCCAGTGCTATGTTTGCAATTGGTAAAGAATTTAAATACATCCTATGTTAAGGTTCAACTATTTAACTTCTGAACACTCTTCAATCCATATTATATTTAAATACATCCTATGTTAAGGTTCAACCCACTAAATAAATAAACTCTATCGCCATCTTGTTTGGATTTAAATACATCCTATGTTAAGGTTCAACATTTAGGTGATTGCCAAGTTCCGTTGGAGTTCCAAGATTTAAATACATCCTATGTTAAGGTTCAACTTTATATTCAAAACTAATTCCTTTTTAGTCATTACTATTTAAATACATCCTATGTTAAGGTTCAACTACAAATAAATTCAATTCTTCCGTAGAAAATGAAAATTTAAATACATCCTATGTTAAGGTTCAACTCAATACATATCTCTTTGGTATAATTAGCTTCTCATTTAAATACATCCTATGTTAAGGTTCAACACATATGAGTATGGTCTTTATCACATTCTATTGCAAATTTAAATACATCCTATGTTAAGGTTCAACAAAAACAAGAAACAAGTCTTATCAAATATGAAATGTCATTTAAATACATCCTATGTTAAGGTTCAACTGATTTTTCATCGCCAAGATCAGCATACCAAATTTGCATTTAAATACATCCTATGTTAAGGTTCAACGTACTATTAGCAACTGCAACATCTTCTTCAACTTTTATTTAAATACATCCTATGTTAAGGTTCAACTATAATGTATGCTTTGGTATTGCACCTATCCTATTTATTTAAATACATCCTATGTTAAGGTTCAACACTTTTTCTATCTCAGTCCAATACACAGTAATAATATTTAAATACATCCTATGTTAAGGTTCAACTTTCTTCATCGCAATGAGGACAATCAAATTTTACATTTAAATACATCCTATGTTAAGGTTCAACAAATCACTTCAACTTCCTCACTGTTTACAGTTACAAATTTAAATACATCCTATGTTAAGGTTCAACCCTTTTTCTGTCAAGTTCTTTTTTTATTTTTTCACAATTTAAATACATCCTATGTTAAGGTTCAACCAAACTGGCTAGAAGAAACGAAACGGATGTAATAAATTTAAATACATCCTATGTTAAGGTTCAACAAGAAGTGATTCTTCATCCTGATAATTCCACTTAGTATTTAAATACATCCTATGTTAAGGTTCAACTATCTATTGTTACTGGTGTAGCTTTACCTGCTAGCATTTAAATACATCCTATGTTAAGGTTCAACTATTCTTTAAAATGTCTTTTGTGTTTAATACATTATATTTAAATACATCCTATGTTAAGGTTCAACAAACAAAGGTTAATAGCTTAGCTTTTGTTTTGAGGATTTAAATACATCCTATGTTAAGGTTCAACTTACCTGTTACACTAAATTCATCAACCAAGATTTTATTTAAATACATCCTATGTTAAGGTTCAACTTACTTTTTCTCTGCTGTTAGACGGTATATCAACGCAATTTAAATACATCCTATGTTAAGGTTCAACCAGTTTGCCTTTAATTCTTGTTTCTTGCCATTCACTATTTAAATACATCCTATGTTAAGGTTCAACACTAGATGCTCTCTACAAGATATTGAGTTCACATATATTTAAATACATCCTATGTTAAGGTTCAACGGTAAGGAGCATAAGAGCATAGATAAAGATGACTGATTTAAATACATCCTATGTTAAGGTTCAACCCAACTATACCATCTACAGGAAGATGCAATATAGTCATTTAAATACATCCTATGTTAAGGTTCAACGCTGACTGGCATTTAATTTTTTAGCAATTTCGACCTGATTTAAATACATCCTATGTTAAGGTTCAACCTGTGGTACTTACCTTTAAAGCAATGCTGTTACTCAAATTTAAATACATCCTATGTTAAGGTTCAACGGAGTAAGACCACCAGTAATTGCAATCCCTGTCCAATTTAAATACATCCTATGTTAAGGTTCAACTAGAGCAAGGTAATGTAATTTAGATACTTAAAATTATTTAAATACATCCTATGTTAAGGTTCAACTACTTAAAACTAGCCATTCTTTACTATAATTATAATGCTCTATTCATTAAAAATAAAGGATTTAGCAAAAATTTTACCAGCTATTTTTAGTCTTACGTAAATTTTAATAGAAAAACACCTATAAGCCTTATGTATAAGTACTTCATAGGTATCTTTATTTTTATCTTACTTGGTAAAATCTTATTGAATATTATCAATTTACTAAATTAAATTATAGATATATCTATTTTCTAGCACTGTTAAGCATCCCCCTATAAATCCCCCAATTCTCTTCATCAAAACAAACAAAAATAACCTTCTCTATGTCTTTATTTTCTTCTACAAATTTTGAAACAGTATTTAGTGCAATCTTTGCCGCTGGTAGCTTTGGAAATCCATATATCCCTGTACTTATATTTGGAAAAGCTATAGTTTTAATTTTATTTTCAATAGCAAGTTTAAGTGTATTCCAATAGCATTGTGATAGAGTTTCTTCTTCGTTGTTATTGCCGCCTCTCCAAATTGGACCTACAGTATGAATTATATATTTTGCTTTAAGTTTTCCTGCTGAAGTTATAGCAACTTTTCCTGGAGGACAATTTCCCTTTTCTTCTATTATCTTAATACATTCTCTATGGAGTTCTTCTCCTCCAGCAGCTCTGTGAATAGCCCCATCAACACCACCTCCTCCAGCAAGTCTGCTATTAGCTGCATTTACAATGGCTTCTACTTGAATTTTAGTTATATCACCCTTTATAATTTCTATTTTACTGCTATATTTTTTATAATTCATAACTTATTTTCCTTTCTTTAATTAAATTTAATTTTTATATAGATAAACTCCTTTAAATATCAAATTATTCAACAAAATTATATGCAAACAAGAAATTTTTAATATAATATTATAACTTACACCACTTTAGGTATATAATTCTAATATACACATACTGTGATTAAATATGAAAGAAGGCAGCATATGAATATAAATAGTAAAAATATAATTATAACTGGTGCTTCTTCAGGTATTGGAGCAAGACTTTTAAAAAAGTTACTAAATTACGATGTAAAGATAATTGCTGTAGCAAGAAATATTGATATGATACCTAATAACGATAAAGTTATACCCTTTTCCTGTGACATATCAAGACAAGAAGAAATTGATAAATTATTTGAATATGCTGTAAATGTATTTAATCATATAGACATATTTATAGCCAATGCCGGTTTTGCCTATTGTGAAGAAATTGCGGAGGCAAATTGGCAACATACAGAAGAAATATATAAGACTAATGTTTTTTCACCTATATACAGTACTGAGAAAATGAAAGAGATTAATGTAAACAAACCTTATCATATGGTTATAACTTGTTCTGCAGTAAGTACATTCCCTCTGCCAGGCTATTCTCTTTATTGTTCAACAAAAGCTGCTATGCATATGTTTGCAAAAACTTACAGGTATGAAATGAGGAATAGAGGAAGACTTACTTTAGTTTATCCAGTAGCAACGAGAACAAATTTTTTTACACGAGCTGGTGGAAATGATGCCCCTATCCCCTGGCCTGTACAATCGGTCAATATTGTTGCTGATATTATAATACTGGGTATAAAATTAAATTTAAAGAGCATATATCCTTCCGTTTTATTTATTATCGGCAGTATTATTAACAGAATAGTTCCTATTTTATTTCCTATTTGTAGTAAAATTTTTTCAATAAATTTTTATAGATGGTTAAAGAAAAATAATATGAAACCACATTAAAAATACCGTTGATAATTATATTTTTAATTGGAATTAATATAAAACAGAGTTCCAAGTATAATAAATACCGATACTTAGAACTCTGTTAATAAGTCATAAATATATAGTAAAATATTTATTTTTTATTAGGTACAATTTCAATCCAATATCCATCAGGATCCATTATAAAATATATTCCCATAGCTTCATTTTCATAACATATGCATCCCATCTTTTTATGATGTTCATGAGCATCTTGAAAATTATCTGTTTTTACAGCTAAGTGAAATTCACTTTCTCCGAGATTGTAAGCTTCCTTTCTATCTTTAAGCCAAGTAAGTTCTAAGGTAAATCCTGTTTCCTTATCTCCAAGATATACTAAAATAAAGCTTCCATCCTCTGCATTATGTCTTCTTACCTCTTCAAAACCAAGAGCTTCTCTATAAAATGAAAGACTTCTTTCTAAATCTAAAACATTAAAATTGTAATGATCAAATTTAAATTTCATTTCCACCAACCCTTTCCTATTTATATATTACAAATATATTATAATATAATATATTTAAAATTTAAAATATTTATTGTATATGCTGAATTCATAATTTAAAACTCATAGAAAGATATATTTTTATTTGTTATAAATTGTAAATTAGAACTTCAACTTATGTATAAGGTCTATAGAAATATGTATAGATATGTGCAATAATATTTATTAAATAAACATTATATAATATTTAAATCAATCAATGAAAGGATGGTAGTTATGAATAATTATAGAGCAAAAATTAATTATCTATATAACAGCGGTTTTACAGTTGAAACAGAAAATTACCTTTTAATATTTGATTATTATAAAGATTCTGTTTCAAAAGGTATAAAATCCATAGAAAATGGTGCTATTTCAGAATTAAATTTAAAAATTCCAAAAAAAATTATAGTTTTTTCTTCTCACAGTCATTTTGATCACTTTAATCCAGTTATATTCACCTGGAAAAAAATAAGACCCGATATTAATTATGTATTAAGCAATGATATTACTAATATAGATAATAAAGATACTAATATTAATATCTTATCTCCTTATGAAGATTTATATTTAGATAATATATATATTAAAGCTTTTAGTTCCAATGACTTGGGTGTTTCTTTTTTAGTAAAAGTAGACAATATTAATATATTCCATTCAGGAGACTTAAATTGGTGGAATTGGTGGGATGAAAATGGAGAATTTAATTTAAGTATGGAGAAATCTTTTAAATCAGAAATAAAAAAATTAGAGGGAATTGATATAGATATAGCTTTTTGTCCTGTAGATCCAAGGCTTAAGGAATATTATTATATAGGCGGGGAATATTTTATAAAAGAATTGAACCCAAAGTTATTTATACCAATGCATTTTGGAAGCAAATTTTCAATTACTACAAAATTTAAAGAAAAAGTAAAATACACAAATACTACAATTATTGAAATACAAAAAAGAGGCGAAGAAATAATATATTCATAATTTTTCAATATCATCCAAAATGTTTCATTATATATTTATGTACATCTGGGTAATCTAAAAAACGTACTGGTTTTCAGTAAATAAAATTTATATTTAAAAGGAGATTACTCATATGGACAAATCATTAGAAGAAACAAAACAATTAAATCAAAAATCTGCCGCTAATAAAGGCAATGCTAGTGCTGCTAACTCCAATTTTTCAAATGTTACAGCTGGTTCTAGTCTTGAAGAAACAAGACAATTAAATCAACAATCTGCTGCTAATAGTGGAGCTGCTAATTCTAGTTTTTCAAATACTACAGCTTCTAATTCCAATCTTGAAGAAACAAGACAACTAAATCAGAAATCTGCTGCTAATAAAGGTACTAGTAAATAGAATATTTTTAAAAGTAAATATTTATTAATTTACTTTTAATTTTAGTTATTTACAAAAATCTTGTTTTAATTATTTATACTATGCTACAATGTATTCTTACATTGTAGCATAGCTTAATATTATCTTACTATTAAAAATAGATATTAGTATATAACTTTAATAGTAAGAATACTCTCAAGTTTAATCAATATTTATTTTTTAATTAATAGCTTTCTTTTTTACTGAATTATGTATTTTTTTACGAACTCAAAAGGCTTATATGATTGTTTAGCCTTTCTAAGTCCTTCTTTTCCTAAATCCTGTTCTCTATTAATTACTTGAACATCACTAAAACATTGTTCAACAAAAGTTTTATTTACAAAT
This genomic window from Clostridium pasteurianum DSM 525 = ATCC 6013 contains:
- a CDS encoding RNA-binding domain-containing protein; this encodes MDRTELLNVIKNGENSYIEFKEEAIKAKDLAEEFVAFANAEGGTVLIGIADDGGIKGVTDSNIEEKIMNICRNNCIPNIIPLYEEIEFNQLKVVVVAISKGLNKPYYTVDNKYYIRVGTTKRIASREELMRLFEANGSIHFDISPVYNTSIKDLHFDIIRDYFFKYNTFDLYEEDKKSVERILINADILKEVDGKVVCSVGGLLIFGKNPDNTLPQNGISFAHFRGNEITDELIDKKVINGRLQDIAEQTLVVLKNNMKNPSTINQLKREEREEYPVLVLREAIVNALVHRNYSISGSKIRVFMFDDRIEFHSPGKLPNTVTIEKMKIGVSYARNPFLVKYMENMRYIDQLGRGIPMIMKEMKDMGVKDPDLREVGEEFILTVYK
- a CDS encoding SDR family NAD(P)-dependent oxidoreductase, producing the protein MNINSKNIIITGASSGIGARLLKKLLNYDVKIIAVARNIDMIPNNDKVIPFSCDISRQEEIDKLFEYAVNVFNHIDIFIANAGFAYCEEIAEANWQHTEEIYKTNVFSPIYSTEKMKEINVNKPYHMVITCSAVSTFPLPGYSLYCSTKAAMHMFAKTYRYEMRNRGRLTLVYPVATRTNFFTRAGGNDAPIPWPVQSVNIVADIIILGIKLNLKSIYPSVLFIIGSIINRIVPILFPICSKIFSINFYRWLKKNNMKPH
- a CDS encoding VOC family protein, with product MKFKFDHYNFNVLDLERSLSFYREALGFEEVRRHNAEDGSFILVYLGDKETGFTLELTWLKDRKEAYNLGESEFHLAVKTDNFQDAHEHHKKMGCICYENEAMGIYFIMDPDGYWIEIVPNKK
- a CDS encoding O-acetyl-ADP-ribose deacetylase; protein product: MNYKKYSSKIEIIKGDITKIQVEAIVNAANSRLAGGGGVDGAIHRAAGGEELHRECIKIIEEKGNCPPGKVAITSAGKLKAKYIIHTVGPIWRGGNNNEEETLSQCYWNTLKLAIENKIKTIAFPNISTGIYGFPKLPAAKIALNTVSKFVEENKDIEKVIFVCFDEENWGIYRGMLNSARK
- a CDS encoding MBL fold metallo-hydrolase, with protein sequence MNNYRAKINYLYNSGFTVETENYLLIFDYYKDSVSKGIKSIENGAISELNLKIPKKIIVFSSHSHFDHFNPVIFTWKKIRPDINYVLSNDITNIDNKDTNINILSPYEDLYLDNIYIKAFSSNDLGVSFLVKVDNINIFHSGDLNWWNWWDENGEFNLSMEKSFKSEIKKLEGIDIDIAFCPVDPRLKEYYYIGGEYFIKELNPKLFIPMHFGSKFSITTKFKEKVKYTNTTIIEIQKRGEEIIYS
- a CDS encoding PD-(D/E)XK nuclease family transposase; the encoded protein is MYNENTRKELSNIFEMHFIELGKFKKHYKDLNDTLNIWITFLNKAYEIDVNKIPEQLSQDEAVKKAIEKLDIMYLDSEERELYENDLKSMRIQKAELKTAERKGEK